AAAAAATAATGCAAACATTCTTCAGCTATTTGATCTTTATTTTTAACCACAGTAGCCACTTTTCCCACCAACTGCATAATATTCTCCCTGATATTCAACAATCATGACCTGCCATGCACCATTAGATTCTTCTTTGGAACCCAGTTTGGTCATAATTGACGACAAACATTCCTCACGAACATCTTTTATGACAGGCTCGAGCATTAAGAAGGTCAGGTCATCCGGGTTTCTGCCTATCTTTATCGAAATATCTTTTGCTTCCATTAGCCACGGAATTAGCGACGGTACTAAATTGGCCGGTCTGGCCTTACTCCTATGTTCATTTGTAACCATAGTTTTAGGTATAAACTTAACATATATTTGCGAGACCAAAGCAATATAACACTCCATTTTATGCTCATATCATGAGATTTAAAGCTAAGCTAATATTCAAACCAAATCAATACAATACTTTCGATACATACGGACCATCATCAAAATAACCCCTCTTTCTATAATATTGTTTGGTTCCCGTGGCTGAAATGATTATTTGTTTTTTTCTGTCAAATTCTTCACATGAAATCTTTTCTGCTGTACTGAGAAGATATGACCCTATACCTCTGTGTTGAACTTGTTGGTTTGGTGTTGGTTCCGTACCTACAGGTACCATGAAACCATAAACATGTAATTCTCTTACAAGCGACACATCTTTATCCTTTATCTCTTTCCGGTGTTCCATCCCTGAAGGTATCCTTAATCTTAAAAAACCGAAAAGAGAATTAGTTTTATCATCTTCTAATGAAATGAAGATTTCTTTACCGCCGGAAGATTCGTAGTCGATTCTTCTTAATTTGGCGTCTTCAACGGGCGGAACTTCTTCTAATTCACCACTGGATATCTTAAAACCAACTTCCCGACATCTTATGCAGTTACAAACAATCTTTCTTTTCTTCATTGTCTTCCTTATCGCCTGTCTAAGATTGCCTATCTTGATTCCGCCTATTACTTCTTCTTGAGGAATTTCTCTTTGGATCCTCATAATCCTTAACCATGGAGGAACTATAGATTTGAACCTGCAAAGCATATCGATAAGTTCTTCATCGCTATACGGGGTATACTTTTTTGACTTGTAATATTGGTAAAGTGCAGTCCCCTCAACAACGACCGTCGGATATATTTTCAACATATCAGGCATATACCTTTTGTCGGTTATTAGAGTCACAAGATCTTCGTAATCATTACGCAAAGTAGAATGAGGTAAGCCAGGCATCATGTGAGCGACTATTTTATAAGCCGAATCTTTTGCTATTCTAAAAGCTTCGATTGTATCCTGGAGCGTATGACCCCTATTCACGAATTTTAGAACATCTTCTCTCAGGCTTTGGACACCTATTTCTACTCTTGTTGCGCCATAAGAAAGCAGCATATCGATATGCTCTTCTTTACACCAATCAGGCTTTGTCTCGATCGTAAACCCTACACATCTGTTTTGAGCCATTTCGTTTATTTTAAGAGCTTCTTCAAGAGTTTGAGAAGACCTTTCGTTCAACGCATCATAACAGCTTTTTATGAACCATCTTTGGTAATCATGTGACATTGCTAACACTGTTCCACCCAATACGATCAATTCAATTTTGCTTGTATCATGTCCGTTACGTTTCAAGTTCTCTAGAGCGTCTTGAACTTGGCGTACAGGGTCAAAATTTCTTGCCATACCAAACGCAACAGCGGGAGAGCCTTTTGTGTAACTCTGAGGAGTGCCGTATCTAACTCCCCCAGGGCAATAAATACAGGTTCCATGAGGACAGTTAAACGGTTTGGTTATAGCGGTAATTATAGCAACCCCTGACCTACTTCTGACACTTCTTCTTTTTAATAGACTCCTTATGGATGGCAGATAAGATAGAGACATGTATTTGATTATTTCAGAATTTCTCGGTATTCTATCAAGATGGTACTTTCTGCAGATTTCGATTTTCTTTTTTGCAATATCAGAAGGAGTTAGTCGTTCAGACTTGAGGAAACTCTCTTCAATGGACCGAGCTATCTCCCGAAGAACAATTTCGTATGTATTTTCTTGTATATTCAAACCGGATTTAGCAACCTCCTCCTTGCATATATTGCTGTTTAAAAACAATCCTTAAGACTATATGTTTAATGGATCGAATTAACCTTGCAATCTAGTAAGAAGTCTCTTAGCATCGTCTAGCATCGAAATATTATTAAACAAGACAAACGCAGTGAGTCCTTTCAGTCTATTGATGAGAGTATTTATTTCTTCATCACTATACGTATAACGATAATTGGTGAAGCCATCCAATCCATGTAATCGTAGATATTGGATTTCCTGCTGGGGCAACCTAAATTTGAGTGGGTCTGATATTATGATTGTTCGCCATCTCTTTAGAATAATATTTAATTCATCAATTTTATTGAGCCACGATTCATGTCTGAATTCAATTGCGCAAGGTATATCAGGTTCGAAATGAGAAAAGAACATCTTCAACCTTTCAACATTTTTGTTATTGTACTGAAAAGAAGGAGGTAGCTGGATAACCAATACTTTTGCCTGTAGAGCTTTTGCAAATTCGACACTCCTATTCCAACAATAAGTTACAAATTTTGAGGCTTGCAACAAGCCGACATCGGCTGGGTCGATTCCACTCAAGAATCTAAGGGACCTTTTCCATGTTGGCGAATCAATGGGATGAGTTATACCTTGGAAAACTTTCATTGTAAATTCAAAATCATTTTTCACATAACTTCTCCATTTTTTGGCTAATTCAGACTCCAACAATTCATAGAATGTCTTTTGAACTTCGAGTAAAGGGTACGATTCAGCATATCTTCTTATAGACAGGCCAGAAGTACCACAACAACCAACCTTTATGGAATTTGCCATCACAGGAATATTATACCATATCTCTATTAACTTCTACCATCTTGTTATTTTATAAATCACTCAGTCAAAACATCAAAGCTATGGTACACAATAAGTTGCATTGAACGACATGGGCAAGGAGAAACGTAGTCAGCATTTATGAGATAATAAAATCAGCCATAAACATGATTAATACGTATTATGGTATTCAATTATGGGCCTGCATCAGATCTTGTTAGGAGGGGTCTAATTAACTCGGCAGATTCCATAAAAAATCGCCTATTTTTTCCTTACAAAAATCAGTTTTACTTTATTAGACCCTGCCCAAGTATATATCATGATCTTTAATGATCCTGAGGACGTGGTAATGCTATTTGGTCTCCGTCATAGGTCATAGAGGAGCAGCTGGTTATGAGCCAGAGAATACATTCCGGTCTTTTGAATTGGCCATCAAAATGGGTGTGCAGTACGTGGAAACAGACATCAGAGTCACCAAGGATAACCATTTAGTTTTAATTCATGATAGAAATGTTTCTAGAACGACAAACGGTTTTGGTAATGTT
This portion of the Conexivisphaerales archaeon genome encodes:
- a CDS encoding tRNA uridine(34) 5-carboxymethylaminomethyl modification radical SAM/GNAT enzyme Elp3: MNIQENTYEIVLREIARSIEESFLKSERLTPSDIAKKKIEICRKYHLDRIPRNSEIIKYMSLSYLPSIRSLLKRRSVRSRSGVAIITAITKPFNCPHGTCIYCPGGVRYGTPQSYTKGSPAVAFGMARNFDPVRQVQDALENLKRNGHDTSKIELIVLGGTVLAMSHDYQRWFIKSCYDALNERSSQTLEEALKINEMAQNRCVGFTIETKPDWCKEEHIDMLLSYGATRVEIGVQSLREDVLKFVNRGHTLQDTIEAFRIAKDSAYKIVAHMMPGLPHSTLRNDYEDLVTLITDKRYMPDMLKIYPTVVVEGTALYQYYKSKKYTPYSDEELIDMLCRFKSIVPPWLRIMRIQREIPQEEVIGGIKIGNLRQAIRKTMKKRKIVCNCIRCREVGFKISSGELEEVPPVEDAKLRRIDYESSGGKEIFISLEDDKTNSLFGFLRLRIPSGMEHRKEIKDKDVSLVRELHVYGFMVPVGTEPTPNQQVQHRGIGSYLLSTAEKISCEEFDRKKQIIISATGTKQYYRKRGYFDDGPYVSKVLY
- a CDS encoding DUF72 domain-containing protein, which codes for MANSIKVGCCGTSGLSIRRYAESYPLLEVQKTFYELLESELAKKWRSYVKNDFEFTMKVFQGITHPIDSPTWKRSLRFLSGIDPADVGLLQASKFVTYCWNRSVEFAKALQAKVLVIQLPPSFQYNNKNVERLKMFFSHFEPDIPCAIEFRHESWLNKIDELNIILKRWRTIIISDPLKFRLPQQEIQYLRLHGLDGFTNYRYTYSDEEINTLINRLKGLTAFVLFNNISMLDDAKRLLTRLQG